A genomic region of Fodinisporobacter ferrooxydans contains the following coding sequences:
- a CDS encoding ATP-binding protein — MEQIKIVRVNEMLGQYVDRPVYIGMVLKRYDKELENESNHIVVALTAFIVSTQLGWSPWTDPIDFDYKDFRIVRYLTTAQSLLKMLDLWCESKSYRDELGIDLWHPDKELRWWDEITVSPGSPISERVNGLPCKVLRTRTKTKGERLEVVPLVAENLPYFPDLQVAHDILIIGETSYLRKGLIPGTELFILDDTPRISKIHICSEETTIRIDGVFQAIHLELKIYGNNGFWHSQSVHEPGDYHVSWTGIPDEVIWVLTHGSEVLQMEQFHIGHQSERGRVTVLSTTASIEAWVESGEGQNVEFKENLNKKDNKEFVESVSAFTNTNDGVILVGVSDSGKIHGISKEPELESKITNYSGPQKLNNSEGTD, encoded by the coding sequence ATGGAACAGATTAAAATAGTGCGTGTAAATGAGATGCTTGGACAATACGTAGACAGACCTGTTTACATTGGTATGGTATTAAAACGGTATGATAAAGAACTTGAAAATGAAAGTAATCATATTGTAGTGGCACTGACAGCATTTATCGTATCCACTCAATTGGGTTGGAGTCCCTGGACTGACCCGATCGATTTTGACTATAAAGATTTTCGTATTGTTAGGTACCTAACCACAGCACAATCTCTTTTAAAGATGCTAGATCTATGGTGTGAAAGTAAATCTTATCGTGATGAATTAGGAATAGATTTATGGCACCCGGATAAAGAACTAAGGTGGTGGGATGAAATAACTGTCTCTCCCGGTAGTCCAATTTCAGAACGAGTAAACGGGTTGCCATGCAAAGTACTACGTACAAGAACTAAAACGAAGGGAGAGCGGTTGGAAGTAGTCCCTCTTGTTGCTGAGAATTTGCCCTATTTTCCAGATTTACAAGTAGCTCACGATATACTTATTATCGGAGAGACCTCATATTTGAGAAAAGGTCTAATACCTGGAACTGAATTGTTTATACTGGACGATACACCCAGAATTTCAAAGATTCATATTTGCAGTGAAGAAACAACTATTAGAATCGACGGGGTATTTCAGGCAATACATCTCGAATTAAAAATTTACGGGAACAACGGTTTCTGGCATTCCCAATCGGTTCATGAGCCGGGTGATTATCATGTAAGCTGGACCGGGATACCCGACGAGGTTATTTGGGTTTTAACTCATGGTAGTGAAGTGTTGCAAATGGAACAGTTTCACATTGGTCATCAGTCCGAACGAGGTAGAGTTACTGTATTGTCTACAACAGCGTCTATTGAAGCTTGGGTGGAATCTGGAGAAGGGCAAAACGTTGAGTTTAAAGAAAATCTAAACAAAAAAGACAATAAGGAATTTGTTGAGTCGGTTAGTGCGTTTACAAATACAAACGATGGAGTAATCTTAGTAGGTGTTTCTGATTCAGGGAAGATTCACGGAATTAGTAAAGAGCCCGAGTTAGAGTCTAAAATAACTAATTATAGTGGTCCCCAGAAACTAAACAACTCAGAAGGGACCGATTAA
- a CDS encoding ATP-dependent nuclease: protein MIRSAKIPDIWRKIERNSYKYYIESLNLNGILGINEPINFKKGIFAICGLNGVGKSTVFTAIKDILGINIREQDKIKIQGIEIQGNLKEGNKDILIKNEDGCRLIDVISDEVLLEEIDYMKLIEINKFISQPNFNELIEQYDDNIFDESDLRQLNYLVGKTYDSVVLREIEIEDNVTVPYFQILCNGLEYDSLKMGTGEHFLFYVYWLFKRITKSGIILIEEPEVFISVNSQINLMNFIADKMNEHRFSVILVTHSPFILQNISQDRMVILQNYLNSVDVVNPEYKEDILQDLGLDINRKGIFIFEDALALEFFKSICKRHALYFLKYFRLEKTSGYSDITKIISIPRLKQMDYKIIGVYDGDVKNSGKIQFSNLNWGYVFLPGEISLEEQFQKLTRIYFNELSLKLSLGEHELRILLAKVQGIEYHDWLIELANKTHKDFSTVVDIFYDLWEKENLNQIEEFLSDLSEAIKK, encoded by the coding sequence ATGATACGTTCAGCTAAAATCCCTGATATATGGAGAAAAATTGAAAGAAATAGCTATAAATACTATATAGAAAGTTTGAATTTAAATGGAATATTAGGGATTAATGAGCCAATAAATTTTAAAAAGGGGATTTTTGCAATTTGTGGTTTAAATGGTGTAGGAAAGTCTACAGTATTTACCGCTATTAAAGATATTTTAGGTATAAATATTAGGGAACAAGATAAAATAAAAATTCAAGGTATTGAAATTCAAGGCAATTTAAAAGAAGGTAATAAAGATATTCTTATAAAAAATGAAGATGGGTGTAGATTAATAGATGTAATTTCTGATGAAGTATTACTAGAAGAAATTGATTACATGAAACTTATTGAAATAAATAAATTTATAAGTCAACCAAATTTCAACGAGTTAATTGAGCAGTATGATGATAATATCTTCGATGAAAGCGACTTAAGACAATTAAATTATTTGGTGGGTAAAACTTATGATTCTGTCGTATTAAGAGAAATTGAGATAGAGGATAATGTAACTGTGCCTTATTTTCAGATCTTATGTAATGGTTTAGAATATGACAGTTTAAAAATGGGAACTGGAGAACATTTTCTGTTTTACGTGTATTGGTTATTTAAAAGAATTACCAAGAGCGGAATAATCTTAATTGAGGAACCTGAGGTGTTTATTAGTGTTAACTCACAAATAAATCTAATGAATTTTATTGCTGATAAGATGAATGAACATAGGTTTTCAGTAATATTGGTTACACATTCTCCATTTATACTACAAAATATTAGTCAGGATAGAATGGTCATTCTACAGAATTACTTAAATTCTGTAGATGTAGTTAATCCAGAATATAAGGAAGATATATTACAAGATTTAGGATTAGATATAAATAGAAAAGGTATTTTCATTTTTGAAGATGCTTTAGCTTTGGAATTCTTTAAGAGTATTTGTAAGAGACATGCACTATACTTTCTAAAATACTTCAGGTTGGAAAAAACTAGTGGATACTCAGATATAACAAAAATAATAAGTATTCCTAGATTAAAGCAAATGGATTATAAAATAATAGGAGTTTATGACGGTGATGTTAAAAATAGTGGGAAGATACAATTTAGCAATTTAAATTGGGGTTACGTTTTTTTGCCTGGAGAGATTAGTCTAGAAGAGCAGTTTCAAAAATTAACAAGAATCTACTTTAATGAGCTAAGTTTAAAATTAAGCCTTGGTGAGCATGAATTAAGAATACTATTAGCTAAAGTTCAAGGAATAGAATATCATGATTGGTTAATAGAACTTGCAAATAAAACGCATAAGGATTTCAGCACAGTAGTTGATATATTTTATGATTTATGGGAAAAAGAGAACTTAAATCAAATCGAAGAGTTTTTATCAGATTTGTCTGAGGCCATAAAAAAATAA
- a CDS encoding calcium-binding protein: protein MVEPWERRVADILGIDINRKQAGEISAGLPEVSMDNLERYQLYLKHNLNFPFEATFDLETGPFETTSHRVKVIGLEDMIDDFYGLLCTAKEGRRKRIVAVAEPLVLAKTDPNYQLIDDYLSWFCNYR from the coding sequence ATGGTGGAGCCATGGGAAAGACGCGTAGCCGACATTTTGGGTATCGATATCAACAGGAAGCAGGCAGGGGAAATATCTGCCGGACTTCCGGAAGTTAGCATGGACAACTTGGAAAGATATCAACTTTACTTGAAGCACAATTTAAATTTTCCTTTTGAAGCAACTTTTGACCTTGAGACGGGTCCTTTTGAAACGACTAGCCATCGGGTAAAAGTCATTGGATTGGAGGATATGATCGATGATTTTTACGGGTTACTATGTACGGCTAAAGAGGGAAGGCGTAAAAGGATTGTTGCCGTGGCAGAACCTTTGGTTTTAGCTAAAACGGATCCGAATTATCAATTGATTGATGATTATTTGAGTTGGTTTTGCAATTATCGGTAA
- a CDS encoding IS110 family transposase yields MKYKTKQKQNQRITRITENTLVVGADIAKKIHVARAVDFRGIELGKDCVFHNDQEGLTKLAAWMKELGRIHEKTDIIFGIEPTGHYWFPLAAFLKEQGIQVVVVNPHHVNKSKELEDNSQTKSDYKDAKVIADLIRNGKYSEPNLPTKEYAELRILMNLREKVMVSLIQVKTRITNWFDRYFPEYPQVFKDWEGKASLMTMRQFPTPEEIVSVGARGVLSHWKTEIKRGVGIKRAEQLYATATASIGLTEGLAAARIELTILLQQYDLYGKQEETIMAQVLQILEKIPGTRQMLSIPGVGVLTVAGFLAEVGDLNNYDHGQQIIRLAGLNLTENSSGKRKGKTGISKRGRSRLRGILFRAMLPMVAKNEEFKELHKYYTTRSQNPLKKKQSIIALCGKLVRVLYTLGTKQKEYNANDVLGPVRQAQLQQSAA; encoded by the coding sequence ATGAAGTATAAGACGAAGCAGAAACAGAATCAACGGATTACAAGAATTACCGAGAACACATTGGTGGTTGGAGCTGACATCGCAAAGAAGATACACGTAGCTCGAGCTGTGGATTTCCGTGGAATTGAGCTTGGGAAGGACTGTGTGTTTCACAACGACCAGGAAGGGCTGACGAAGCTGGCAGCGTGGATGAAGGAGCTTGGCCGAATTCATGAGAAAACAGACATTATATTCGGCATTGAACCGACTGGACACTACTGGTTCCCGTTAGCGGCGTTTTTGAAGGAGCAAGGCATTCAGGTTGTTGTTGTCAATCCGCATCATGTGAACAAGAGCAAGGAGCTCGAGGACAACTCACAGACCAAAAGCGACTACAAGGATGCAAAAGTCATTGCCGACCTCATTCGGAATGGAAAGTACTCAGAACCTAACTTACCGACCAAGGAATACGCAGAATTACGCATTCTGATGAATCTTCGCGAGAAGGTCATGGTGAGCTTGATTCAAGTGAAAACACGGATCACAAACTGGTTTGACCGCTACTTTCCAGAGTATCCACAGGTATTTAAGGACTGGGAAGGGAAAGCGTCCCTCATGACCATGCGTCAGTTTCCAACTCCAGAGGAGATTGTCTCCGTAGGCGCCAGAGGCGTTCTCTCACATTGGAAGACGGAAATCAAGCGTGGGGTGGGCATTAAGAGAGCGGAGCAGCTCTATGCGACCGCAACGGCTTCCATCGGGCTTACCGAGGGACTGGCAGCGGCTCGAATCGAGCTGACTATCTTGCTGCAGCAGTACGATCTGTATGGCAAGCAGGAAGAAACCATTATGGCGCAAGTCTTGCAGATTCTTGAGAAGATCCCCGGAACTCGGCAGATGCTGAGCATCCCAGGGGTTGGTGTTCTGACCGTCGCCGGTTTCCTAGCGGAGGTTGGCGATCTCAACAACTATGATCACGGACAGCAAATCATCCGCTTGGCTGGACTGAATTTGACTGAGAATAGTTCTGGAAAACGGAAGGGGAAAACGGGGATCAGCAAGCGGGGTCGTTCTCGATTAAGAGGCATCTTGTTTCGCGCCATGCTACCGATGGTGGCCAAAAACGAAGAATTTAAAGAGCTGCACAAGTATTACACGACACGTAGTCAGAATCCGTTAAAAAAGAAGCAGTCGATCATCGCCTTATGTGGAAAACTGGTTCGCGTACTTTATACATTGGGGACAAAGCAGAAAGAGTATAACGCAAACGATGTACTGGGGCCAGTCCGACAAGCCCAGCTACAACAAAGTGCAGCATAA
- the rlmH gene encoding 23S rRNA (pseudouridine(1915)-N(3))-methyltransferase RlmH has translation MQIAVIAVGKLKEKYWKSAWDEYAKRLHSYAKLQIIEVADEPAPEQLSEAQADQVKAKEAERILAHVKDRDYIITLEIKGKSFTSESFADHMDKIAQQGHGRLVFIIGGSLGLHDSVTKRSNTPLSFSAFTFPHQLMRCILIEQIYRAFRIMRGEPYHK, from the coding sequence ATGCAAATCGCAGTCATAGCAGTTGGCAAGCTAAAGGAGAAGTATTGGAAATCGGCATGGGATGAATACGCCAAACGCCTGCATTCCTATGCCAAACTTCAAATCATTGAAGTAGCAGATGAACCGGCCCCTGAACAACTGTCCGAAGCCCAAGCGGACCAAGTAAAAGCGAAAGAGGCTGAACGGATCTTGGCGCATGTAAAAGATCGAGATTATATCATTACACTTGAAATCAAAGGCAAATCATTCACATCGGAAAGTTTTGCCGATCATATGGATAAGATTGCACAACAAGGCCACGGACGCCTCGTGTTTATTATCGGTGGTTCACTTGGACTGCACGATTCCGTGACAAAGCGGTCCAACACCCCTTTGTCTTTTTCTGCATTTACATTTCCACACCAGTTGATGCGATGTATCTTGATTGAGCAAATCTATCGGGCGTTTCGGATTATGCGCGGTGAACCCTACCATAAGTAA
- a CDS encoding DUF262 domain-containing protein → MKCTVTELEIETIYRRIIEKDLNLSPEFQRGEVWTVNKKKKLIDSILRGWRIPPIHLIENIDFIDEVLDGQQRLVAIRDFIENQFSIDGTLKPVDKNICDLDRLYYKDLDLNIQRKFKKYSLTIIRLTEYLPEEPAELFYRLNQPATLTSAEQRNSYIGNTRNQIKELVNLFEELGANRETIGFSNSRMAYDDIISKFCYTLEEGNLKKKITSNNISEKYRNNEPFAEEIIDEVQKTLIFFIESSKLGQDKFIFNKLNINKATLYSWLIFTYRNKENINKDLMAELIYTFEFSREYVKGKVSGIVLGFEKIIPLFRDNNYLNQMFLIFNQRASMGSTDALSIIYRDIILEIYLLVYSSNENFNPTLSKYLSNNIDSMSRTLEIITSNLNWGGTIKK, encoded by the coding sequence ATGAAGTGCACAGTTACGGAATTAGAAATTGAGACTATTTATAGAAGAATAATTGAGAAAGATTTGAATTTAAGCCCTGAATTTCAGAGAGGTGAAGTTTGGACTGTAAACAAAAAAAAGAAATTAATTGATTCGATATTAAGAGGTTGGAGAATACCACCAATACATTTAATTGAAAATATTGATTTTATTGATGAAGTTCTTGATGGACAACAAAGATTGGTAGCTATAAGAGATTTTATTGAAAACCAATTCAGTATAGATGGTACATTAAAGCCAGTTGATAAAAATATATGTGATTTAGATAGATTGTATTATAAAGACCTAGATCTTAATATTCAAAGGAAATTCAAAAAATATAGTTTAACTATTATAAGATTAACCGAGTATTTACCTGAAGAACCTGCAGAATTATTTTATCGATTAAACCAACCCGCAACTTTAACTTCTGCGGAACAAAGAAATTCCTATATAGGTAATACTCGAAATCAAATTAAGGAACTTGTGAATCTTTTTGAAGAACTTGGAGCAAATAGAGAAACTATTGGATTCTCAAATTCAAGAATGGCCTATGATGATATAATTTCAAAGTTTTGCTACACACTTGAAGAGGGCAACTTAAAGAAAAAAATTACCTCTAATAATATTTCAGAAAAATATAGAAATAATGAGCCATTTGCTGAAGAAATTATTGATGAAGTCCAAAAAACACTAATCTTCTTTATAGAGAGTTCGAAATTAGGTCAAGATAAATTTATTTTTAATAAATTAAATATTAATAAAGCGACTTTATATAGTTGGTTAATTTTTACATATAGAAATAAAGAGAATATAAATAAAGATTTGATGGCAGAATTAATTTACACATTTGAATTTTCAAGGGAATATGTTAAAGGTAAAGTATCTGGAATAGTACTTGGTTTTGAAAAAATTATACCTTTGTTTCGAGACAATAATTATTTAAATCAGATGTTTTTAATATTTAATCAAAGAGCTAGTATGGGTAGTACTGATGCACTTTCAATTATTTATAGAGATATTATTTTAGAAATATATTTATTGGTATATTCATCTAATGAAAATTTTAATCCAACTCTATCAAAATATTTATCAAATAACATAGATAGTATGAGTCGTACACTTGAAATAATTACAAGTAATTTAAATTGGGGAGGAACTATTAAAAAATGA
- a CDS encoding IS701 family transposase has product MSYTAILPEHEAIINFLKSRRLSLYVSKPALRHIQEFFIAATAKGYRGKVVDIAEWSSCHRTSIGHFLSDGVWDESYIQRLVKKESLSFVLSHGKHTEQPIFVIHDDTVSKKTKPSSQAKHPIEQTDDHHSHLKGKTVWGHQVQATIVQCGEHSLIHDIHRYDKSSQSKMDDACDLAKSMPIPPHSGYALVDSWYTCPKLINAYAERGYHLIGALKTNRIVYPKGIRVPISTFASYVTKQDVCLVTVNGSAYWVYRYEGALNSIENAVVLLCWSLDAFQNPKALHAFLCTDVSLETQTILDYYSHRWPIEIFFRQTKQNLGFDGYQVRSIRAIERLWILLSFTHLYCTIGLGQPSKFGDGLIMVRKQVKVDYVQWIYESAKNQVPIETVLQHLKLA; this is encoded by the coding sequence ATGTCTTATACAGCTATCCTACCAGAGCACGAAGCAATAATCAATTTCTTAAAAAGCCGTAGGCTATCCTTATATGTTTCAAAGCCTGCCTTGCGGCATATTCAAGAATTTTTTATTGCAGCTACCGCGAAAGGGTATCGTGGTAAAGTGGTAGATATAGCGGAATGGAGTTCCTGTCATCGAACATCCATTGGACACTTTCTCTCGGATGGAGTTTGGGACGAATCGTATATCCAAAGACTTGTAAAAAAAGAATCACTTTCCTTTGTTTTGTCTCATGGCAAGCATACCGAACAGCCTATTTTTGTGATTCATGATGATACGGTTAGTAAGAAGACAAAGCCTTCGTCACAGGCAAAACACCCAATCGAACAAACAGACGATCATCATTCCCACTTAAAAGGAAAAACCGTTTGGGGCCATCAAGTTCAGGCTACGATTGTTCAATGTGGAGAACATTCTCTCATTCATGATATTCACCGTTATGATAAATCAAGCCAAAGTAAAATGGATGATGCTTGTGATTTGGCAAAATCCATGCCGATTCCACCACATTCCGGTTATGCATTGGTCGATTCATGGTATACATGCCCGAAACTTATCAATGCTTACGCAGAGCGAGGATACCATCTGATTGGTGCACTCAAAACAAACCGCATTGTCTATCCTAAAGGGATTCGAGTTCCAATTAGCACCTTCGCATCGTATGTGACCAAACAGGACGTTTGCCTCGTGACCGTAAACGGATCTGCCTATTGGGTGTATCGATATGAAGGAGCTTTAAATAGCATTGAGAATGCAGTGGTCCTCCTTTGCTGGTCATTGGATGCGTTTCAAAATCCAAAAGCATTACATGCGTTTCTGTGTACAGATGTATCCTTAGAGACACAAACAATCCTTGATTATTATAGTCACCGTTGGCCGATTGAGATTTTCTTTCGGCAAACGAAACAAAATCTAGGTTTTGATGGATATCAAGTTCGTTCCATTCGTGCAATCGAACGACTTTGGATACTCCTTTCATTTACACATTTATATTGCACGATCGGTTTAGGTCAGCCTTCAAAATTTGGCGATGGACTTATAATGGTACGAAAGCAAGTAAAAGTGGACTACGTCCAATGGATTTATGAATCTGCAAAGAATCAAGTACCTATTGAAACCGTTTTGCAACATTTAAAACTGGCCTAA
- a CDS encoding HNH endonuclease — MCGGYLHKNSISIDHVVRRQDGGTNAADNAQLAHPYCNSSIKN; from the coding sequence CTGTGTGGAGGATATCTTCACAAGAACTCTATATCCATAGACCATGTGGTAAGACGCCAAGATGGGGGGACTAATGCGGCTGATAATGCTCAACTCGCACACCCTTATTGTAACTCTTCTATAAAAAATTGA
- a CDS encoding CxxH/CxxC protein produces MKNSDQSMSHFNEISIDKESNFIRKITNGQNIEDSMDQGEMIGSSGGTPIYRRLHESGHETPVTVVCSNHLELGIEDFVNELEQPPDLYRLDSVSFTSWQPPDTCRYCADQPVFLVV; encoded by the coding sequence TTGAAAAATTCTGATCAAAGCATGAGTCATTTCAATGAGATAAGCATTGACAAAGAGAGTAACTTTATAAGGAAAATAACGAATGGACAAAACATAGAAGATTCCATGGATCAGGGAGAAATGATCGGTAGCAGCGGGGGGACTCCTATATATCGCAGACTGCATGAAAGTGGCCACGAGACTCCGGTTACAGTGGTATGCAGCAATCACCTGGAATTGGGCATTGAGGATTTTGTAAATGAATTGGAACAACCGCCTGATTTGTACCGATTGGATTCCGTTTCTTTTACTTCTTGGCAGCCGCCAGACACATGCAGATATTGTGCTGATCAGCCGGTGTTTTTGGTGGTTTGA
- a CDS encoding IS1634 family transposase, with amino-acid sequence MFIRQTSTKHKKSNTTYIKHQLVESYRTDKGPRQRVIMELGTLTLPKSYWRKLAAELESRLAGQESLFAADATIVEAADTAMKHYHFVQTKAQEKQQRHEQRELVTVDLQSVSSSEHRSLGPELVAHAFWERLELNQILQDCGLSAKQQALAQAVVIGRLVAPSSDLASWNWLRNQTALVELLPVDLSNICKNAVYEIADILLAQKDRIEKALRNQEALLFPSQTTLFLYDLTNTYFGGQCKNNTLAKRGKSKEQRADRPLVTLALVVDQRGFPIFSRIYGGNQSEPQTLPEILEHFHIPEEPHLFAQEQPTIVMDRGIATKETIQLLKSCGYPYLVVERRAVEKEYVQEFEQVKTTFEPICHDSTSGTVYVKKLPWENGSRVLCLSTGREQKEQAIDALKEERFLQDLGRLQASVAKGNIQLAEKVGERVSRLKERYPSIASHYDIVLQLDDSRKKVTTVTYSMKESRAKRHTLTGCYVIETSHRDLAATDIWRLYTTLTQVEEAFRSIKTDLGMRPVYHQQKRRTEGHLFISVLAYHLLICIEKTLIEQDDQRRWSTVCKALSTHQRSTIIITDDQDQIHHIRVSSTPESAHQEIYRLLNVKDPLKRKHKVVAKRL; translated from the coding sequence ATGTTCATACGACAAACATCTACCAAACATAAAAAATCGAATACCACCTATATTAAACATCAATTGGTCGAGTCCTACCGTACTGACAAAGGGCCGCGTCAGCGGGTTATTATGGAATTGGGCACGCTTACGCTTCCAAAATCTTATTGGCGTAAACTGGCTGCTGAGTTGGAGTCTCGTTTAGCTGGGCAGGAGTCTCTCTTCGCTGCAGACGCCACTATTGTCGAAGCCGCCGATACGGCGATGAAACATTACCATTTCGTTCAAACGAAGGCGCAAGAAAAGCAACAACGGCACGAGCAACGCGAGTTAGTGACGGTGGATCTGCAAAGTGTCTCATCTTCTGAGCACCGCTCGCTAGGCCCAGAACTGGTGGCGCATGCCTTTTGGGAGCGTCTTGAACTGAATCAAATCCTTCAGGATTGCGGACTTTCTGCGAAACAGCAAGCCTTGGCTCAAGCCGTGGTCATCGGCCGACTCGTGGCACCTTCCAGTGATCTTGCATCTTGGAACTGGCTTCGTAACCAAACTGCCTTAGTGGAGCTGCTGCCTGTCGATCTCTCTAACATCTGCAAAAATGCCGTATACGAGATTGCAGATATTCTGCTTGCGCAAAAGGACAGGATAGAGAAGGCGCTCAGAAATCAGGAAGCCCTTTTATTTCCGAGCCAGACGACGTTGTTTTTGTACGATTTGACCAACACCTATTTCGGGGGCCAGTGCAAGAACAATACGCTGGCCAAACGGGGCAAGTCTAAAGAACAACGTGCCGACCGACCACTGGTGACGCTAGCGCTCGTGGTGGATCAACGCGGTTTTCCAATCTTCAGCCGTATTTATGGGGGCAACCAGTCTGAACCGCAAACATTGCCGGAAATTCTGGAGCACTTTCACATACCGGAAGAGCCGCATCTGTTTGCGCAGGAGCAGCCTACGATCGTCATGGATCGTGGGATTGCCACCAAAGAAACTATCCAGTTGCTCAAATCCTGCGGATATCCGTATCTGGTTGTCGAGCGTAGAGCTGTCGAGAAGGAGTATGTTCAGGAGTTCGAGCAGGTTAAAACTACGTTCGAACCCATTTGCCATGATAGTACCTCTGGTACGGTGTATGTCAAAAAGCTTCCGTGGGAAAATGGATCGAGAGTACTCTGCTTGAGTACAGGACGCGAACAGAAAGAACAAGCAATAGATGCGCTTAAAGAAGAGCGCTTTCTGCAGGATCTTGGCCGCTTACAGGCTTCTGTCGCAAAAGGGAATATTCAGCTTGCCGAAAAGGTCGGTGAGCGAGTAAGCCGACTGAAAGAACGGTATCCAAGCATCGCTTCTCACTATGACATCGTATTGCAACTGGATGATTCACGGAAGAAGGTAACAACTGTCACCTACTCCATGAAAGAAAGCCGCGCGAAGCGCCATACCCTGACGGGTTGTTACGTGATCGAAACGAGTCATCGGGACTTGGCGGCAACAGACATTTGGCGTCTATACACAACGCTCACACAAGTTGAGGAGGCGTTTCGTTCGATTAAGACGGATTTGGGCATGCGCCCAGTTTATCATCAGCAAAAGCGCAGGACGGAAGGTCATCTGTTTATTTCCGTTCTTGCGTATCACCTGCTCATTTGTATCGAGAAAACACTGATCGAACAAGACGATCAACGTCGCTGGTCAACGGTGTGTAAAGCATTATCTACTCATCAACGCAGTACGATCATTATCACAGATGATCAAGACCAGATTCACCACATTCGGGTTTCGAGTACGCCAGAGAGCGCTCATCAGGAAATCTATCGTTTACTCAATGTTAAGGATCCGCTCAAACGTAAACATAAGGTGGTAGCAAAAAGGTTGTAG
- a CDS encoding IS3 family transposase (programmed frameshift) encodes MSMRKHYSASFKAEVVLELLKEEKTIAQISSEYGVHVTMLHRWKNTAVENMSSLFEDEGKKNATLKKEHEKETSELYAKIGRLTTEVEWLKKNLASNRTRDDRVAMVDHDSEKLSISRQAELLSLNRSSLYYNPVSVSDEEIRLRRRIDEIYTDRPVSGSRYITAILRREGWAINRKRVVRCMREMGIAGVSPGPNLSKRNLAHKIYPYLLRGVKASHPNHVWSIDITYIRLKRGWMYLVAVIDLYSRYIVSWELDQTLEIDFVLKATQTALGHAKPEIWNSDQGSHFTSPQYTDILKQAGVRISMDGKNRAVDNIFIERFWRTLKYQEVYTKEYATPREARESIRKFIYKYNHERPHQSLNYHTPAEIYLDGMKPEDPIPTSSRQNTYSGKEIA; translated from the exons ATGAGTATGAGAAAACATTATTCGGCATCATTCAAAGCAGAAGTCGTCTTGGAACTACTCAAAGAAGAAAAAACTATCGCTCAGATTTCATCTGAATACGGTGTGCACGTCACGATGCTCCACCGTTGGAAGAACACTGCCGTAGAGAATATGTCAAGCCTGTTTGAGGACGAAGGCAAGAAGAACGCCACCCTCAAGAAGGAGCATGAAAAAGAAACGTCTGAACTCTATGCGAAAATCGGTCGCTTAACCACGGAGGTTGAGTGG TTAAAAAAAAATCTGGCATCAAACCGAACTAGAGATGATAGAGTTGCTATGGTCGATCACGATAGTGAGAAACTTTCTATTTCTAGGCAGGCAGAGTTACTCAGCCTGAATCGTTCGAGCCTTTACTACAACCCTGTGAGCGTCTCTGACGAGGAGATCCGTCTCCGGCGACGCATCGACGAGATATACACAGATCGGCCAGTCTCAGGAAGTCGTTACATTACGGCGATCCTGCGGCGAGAGGGCTGGGCCATCAACCGCAAGCGTGTCGTACGCTGCATGAGGGAAATGGGGATTGCCGGTGTGAGCCCTGGTCCGAATCTGAGTAAACGGAACCTGGCCCACAAGATTTATCCCTATCTGCTTAGAGGCGTTAAGGCCAGTCACCCCAATCATGTCTGGTCAATCGACATCACCTATATCCGCCTCAAGCGTGGATGGATGTATCTTGTCGCCGTGATTGACTTGTATTCCCGCTATATTGTGAGTTGGGAGTTGGACCAGACACTGGAGATCGACTTCGTGCTGAAGGCCACTCAGACGGCTTTGGGGCATGCGAAGCCAGAGATTTGGAACAGCGACCAAGGCAGTCATTTCACCAGTCCACAGTACACGGATATACTCAAGCAAGCTGGCGTCCGAATTAGCATGGACGGAAAGAATCGAGCTGTGGATAATATCTTTATTGAAAGATTTTGGCGAACGCTCAAGTACCAGGAAGTATACACAAAAGAATACGCCACACCACGGGAGGCGCGGGAATCAATCAGAAAATTCATATACAAGTACAATCACGAACGGCCACACCAATCGCTCAACTATCACACGCCTGCTGAGATTTACCTGGATGGCATGAAACCTGAGGATCCGATTCCTACTTCTTCTCGGCAAAATACATATTCAGGAAAGGAGATTGCTTAG